Below is a window of Mycolicibacterium rhodesiae NBB3 DNA.
CCACCGGTGTCGGCACGATCGAACTGCTCGAGATCATCACCGCCGGCTTCCCGTCGCCCCCCGAGCACCAGCTCCCCGAGGTGTTCACCCAACAGGGCAAGTCCCGCGCCAGCCTGCCGTGTGACCCGTCCGGACCATTGCTCGCCGAGGTCGTCAAGACCACCTCAGATCCATACGTGGGTCGCGTCAGTCTGGTGCGGGTGTTCTCCGGAACGATCTCGCCCGACGCGACTGTCCATGTGTCCGGCCATTTCTCGTCATTCTTCGACACCAACGGCTCCACCCCCACCCACGCCGACTCAGGTCGAATGGCCGGCCACGCCGACCATGACGAGGACGAACGCATCGGCACCCTGTCATTCCCGCTCGGCAAGCAGCAGCGCCCAGCGCCGTCGGTGGTGGCCGGCGACATCTGCGCGATCGGGCGGCTGTCCCGTGCGGAGACCGGCGACACTCTTTCGGCGAAGTCCGACCCCATGGTCCTCAAGCCGTGGACGATGCCGGAACCGCTGCTGCCCACGGCGATTCAGCCGCACGCCAAGACGGACGAGGACAAGCTCGCCGTGGGGCTGCAGCGGCTTGCGGCCGAGGATCCGACGCTGCGGATCGAGCAGAACCCCGAAACACATCAGATCGTGTTGTGGACCATGGGTGAGGCTCATTCCGGCGTCGTTCTCGATGCGCTGTCACGCCGATACGGTGTCGCGGTCGACGCTGTCGAGCTGCGGGTTCCGCTGAGGGAAACGTTCGGCGGTAAGGCGAAGGGGCACGGTCGCCATGTGAAGCAGTCCGGCGGCCACGGCCAGTTCGCGGTATGCGACATCGAAGTCGAACCGTTGCCGGAAGGCTCGGGATTCGAGTTCGTCGACAAGGTCGTCGGCGGCGCGGTGCCGCGGAACTTCATTCCGAGTGTCGAAAAGGGTGTGCGCGCCCAGATGGAGAAGGGTGTCGGCGCGGGCTATCCGGTGGTCGACATCAGGGTGACCCTGTTCGACGGAAAGGCGCACAGCGTCGACTCATCCGACTTCGCGTTCCAGATGGCTGGCGGGTTGGCGCTACGTGAGGCGGCGTCGGCGACCAGGGTGAACCTGCTCGAACCCGTCGACGTGGTCTCGGTCGTGGTGCCCGACGATTTCGTCGGCGCGGTGATGAGCGACCTGGCGGGCAGGCGTGGTCGCGTGGTGGGCACCGACAAGGTCGGCGAGGACCGCACCGTCGTGAAGGCCGAGATTCCCGAGGTGGAGTTGACCCGCTATGCGATCGACCTCCGCTCCCTCGCCCACGGCGCCGGCTCCTTCACCCGGTCGTTCGCACGCTACGAGCCGATGCCCGAGCAGGCCGCCGCCAAGGTGAGGGCGTCCGCTCACTGACGCGTCGCGTAGTAGTGCAAGGTGAAGTACACCTCACGCATCACCATCGGCAGCTGCGTTCCGAGGGTCTCGAAGCGGCTGGTTCTCGTCGGGGATGGGTGCGCGTCGAGCCCGGGATCGGAGGCCATTCTCATGGCGCGCCGCATGTGCAGCGGATCGCTGACGATGAGGACCCGGTAGATGTCGTGTTCAGCCAGCAGTGGCTCGGCGAAGACCAGATTCTGTTTCGTGGTGCGCGATTTCGTCTCGATGAGCACCCGGTCCGCCGGGATGCCCGCACCGATCAGCCAGTTGCGGCCCGCCTCCGATTCGGCGAGCGTGTCCCCCTGACCGACGCCGCCTGTCACGACGATCCACGTGACCTGTCCGGATCGGAACAGGCCCGCGGCATGCCGTAACCGCTCCTGAAACACCGGCGACGGCGCATCGTCGTCGACTGCTGCGCCGAGAACGATGGCGGCATCCGCGGGCGTCGTGTCGGATCGTCCGCCGACGACCGCGATATCGACGGCGAGGCTGATGATGCCCGCCATCAGCAGCGCAACGGCCACGACGACGCTTCGGAGCACGACGCCACGATACGGACGGCACCGGTCCCTAGCGCGGAGGGTCGCCCTGCCAGCTGAAGCTGTTCACGTATTTGCCCATGTCCAAGGCGATTTGGGTATTCGCGCCGGACGGCTTTCCGAAGCCGAAGTCGGGACCGAATTCGTGGTAGGGCCCGACCGCCGATGCGACCAGCGCGATGTTGTTCTTGATGGCCACCATGATCAGCACCCGCATCCTCATGTAGTTGCTGTTGGCGCCCTGCGGCCACCAGTCGACGATCTCGCCGTATCCGGGCTGGTAGCCGACCATCGCGTTGGGAATCTCGTATGCAGTGCGGGTATCGGGAAATCTGGCCTTCACCAGGTCCTTAGCGATCTGCTCTGCAGAGCGGTTGTCGACCGGCACGCTGAAGAACTGCATGCTGCCGCCATCGCCACCGAGGAATTCGGCGATCACCTTGTTCGGCGCGGTGGTGATGCGGTAGGCCGAACTCGGCGCGGGGTGCGACACCGAGAACGTTCCGTCCGCCGCGGTGAAGCGTGGATTGATCGCGACCGGTGTCCCCGTTGGCGGGCTGCCGCACTCGGGCGGACACATGTAGCGCACCGGCGGCTTGCTGATCATGGCCGACAGTCCCACCAACGCGAACGCGACGACCGCGATGGCGGCGAACCACGCCAGCAGCAACCGCGTGCGCGACGTCCGACGCGGAGGCTGCGCTTCATACGAGCCGGCCGGAACCGCGTATCCGGGAAAGAAATTCGGCTTCTCGGCCACGCTTGCCGTCACGTTTCCTCCGGCCCGGGCGCGTTGCGCACCGGCCGGGCCTCGCGGCGCGACTGTCGCGACGCGCGCGACGACGCTCGCGTGGCCACCCCGCACGCGGGACAGAAAGCCATGTCGGGCACCACGTGTCCACAATGCGTACACAGCAGCGGCTCATCTGACTGGATCTCGTCGTGGGCCTCGTGCAGCAACGCCAGGTGCAGACCGACCCGCAACACCAGCATCGCGACGACGGCCAGAGCCAGGTACAGCCCGAGCATCATCAGCTGCGGCACACGGGCCACGTCGATGAGTCCGAGGCTCAGATAGACGACGAGGATCGCTGCGGCGAGCCCGACGAGAACCAGCCGCACCACGCCGGGGTGCAGGTTCTTCTTGCTGGGCGGGCGAGTGAACCACAGTGCCGCACCGATCAATCCACCCGCGGCCGCCGTGATCAACGGTATCGCGATACCCCTGATGCCCGCCTCGACGAGCAGGCTCTCCATCGGGCGTTTGCTGATCACACCGGTACCGAACAGCGGAGCCGACCGTGTCATCGCCGCTGCAGCCATGAACGTGAGTGCGCCCAGCATGCCGATGCGGAAGCCGTCCAACGCCTCTCGCGAGGATGGGCGCAACACCCTCACGATCACCGCGGGCAGCTGCATCAGGATCACTCCACCCAGCGGAATGCCGATGCCCACACGCAACATCGGCATGCCGACCATTGCGGAGCCGAGACCGACCTCGTATGAGCGAGCGACCATTGCGCCCGTCAGCAGCACCCAGCCCACACCGAGCCCGATACCGAGGACCGCGGTGAGCACCAAAGTGCCAACGGAGAAGTCGCGGAAGCCATCTGATTCGCGAAGATAGAGGAAGTACAGCACCGGCAGGCCCAGTGTGCCGACGGTGATCAGCGCCGCCGGCAGGCGCAGCAGGGTGAAGGCGAGCAGACATACCAGCAACAGGATCAAGCCGAGCCGGAAGGCCGACCGGGATCGCCGCGCCAGATGGGGAAACAGCGAACTGGTCAACGACGGCCGCAACAGGTGCTCGTCCGGCGCCGCACCGAAGTTTGTGATACGCAACCACTCCGGGCCGTCACCCGGCCGCGCTTCCAGATGACAACCGCACAGCCCGCAGTACTCGCCCGAGGGTACGTCGGTCTGGCAGATACGGCACTCGGTGGTGGGTACGGAATCGTCGGGTGTCGTCATTGGGATGCCTCTTGCAGGATCAGGATGTTGCGCACGAGGTTGCCGACATCCGGTGTGCCAAGACCGGTGACG
It encodes the following:
- a CDS encoding elongation factor G-like protein EF-G2 is translated as MADRTTHSQAGAAPTADSPAAIRNVVLVGPSGGGKTTLVEALLVAAGVLNRPGSIVDGTTVCDCEDAEIAQQRSVGLALASLQHDGVKVNLIDTPGYADFVGELRAGLRAADCALFVIAANEEIDEPTKSLWLECSQVGMPRAVLITKLDHARANYENALTAAQHTFGDKVLPLYLPADTPCTGLIGLLSQTHFEYADGKRAAAHEPDDASYGEAIEVMRGNLIEGIIEESEDETLMERYLGGEEIDQSVLIDDLEKAVARASFFPVIPVCSTTGVGTIELLEIITAGFPSPPEHQLPEVFTQQGKSRASLPCDPSGPLLAEVVKTTSDPYVGRVSLVRVFSGTISPDATVHVSGHFSSFFDTNGSTPTHADSGRMAGHADHDEDERIGTLSFPLGKQQRPAPSVVAGDICAIGRLSRAETGDTLSAKSDPMVLKPWTMPEPLLPTAIQPHAKTDEDKLAVGLQRLAAEDPTLRIEQNPETHQIVLWTMGEAHSGVVLDALSRRYGVAVDAVELRVPLRETFGGKAKGHGRHVKQSGGHGQFAVCDIEVEPLPEGSGFEFVDKVVGGAVPRNFIPSVEKGVRAQMEKGVGAGYPVVDIRVTLFDGKAHSVDSSDFAFQMAGGLALREAASATRVNLLEPVDVVSVVVPDDFVGAVMSDLAGRRGRVVGTDKVGEDRTVVKAEIPEVELTRYAIDLRSLAHGAGSFTRSFARYEPMPEQAAAKVRASAH
- a CDS encoding YdcF family protein; its protein translation is MLRSVVVAVALLMAGIISLAVDIAVVGGRSDTTPADAAIVLGAAVDDDAPSPVFQERLRHAAGLFRSGQVTWIVVTGGVGQGDTLAESEAGRNWLIGAGIPADRVLIETKSRTTKQNLVFAEPLLAEHDIYRVLIVSDPLHMRRAMRMASDPGLDAHPSPTRTSRFETLGTQLPMVMREVYFTLHYYATRQ
- a CDS encoding zinc ribbon domain-containing protein; this translates as MTTPDDSVPTTECRICQTDVPSGEYCGLCGCHLEARPGDGPEWLRITNFGAAPDEHLLRPSLTSSLFPHLARRSRSAFRLGLILLLVCLLAFTLLRLPAALITVGTLGLPVLYFLYLRESDGFRDFSVGTLVLTAVLGIGLGVGWVLLTGAMVARSYEVGLGSAMVGMPMLRVGIGIPLGGVILMQLPAVIVRVLRPSSREALDGFRIGMLGALTFMAAAAMTRSAPLFGTGVISKRPMESLLVEAGIRGIAIPLITAAAGGLIGAALWFTRPPSKKNLHPGVVRLVLVGLAAAILVVYLSLGLIDVARVPQLMMLGLYLALAVVAMLVLRVGLHLALLHEAHDEIQSDEPLLCTHCGHVVPDMAFCPACGVATRASSRASRQSRREARPVRNAPGPEET